GTGAGCCACAGTGGAAACTGTATTGCATAGCAGATGGCATCTGACAATCCCATGTTTCTTTAGCAAGAAACaagggagagaaaagaaagaaagaaagaaagaaaggaacaaCGTAGAAGAGACATTTTGAAGGAGATTGCCTAGTACCTGTTTATTGACTCACAATTAACATCGGCTTCTGATGAGCAGTCACTCATGTTAAGGGTCAATACTCTTTCCCGCCTTCTGCAGAAAGATCCTTGAAAGCTGAAACTGCACTCAACTTGAAGGCTGAACGTGATGAATATGTTGGTGGAAATGGTGATTGCTGCAACAGCACATGAAAATAAGCCTGCAGAGAAATCTCCAACGCTTAAGGGGTGAGTCCAGTGGGCTGCAAACAGGCACCAGCCAAGCCGAGGAAGGACCGTTTGCAGAGCTGCTGCTTTATGTCAGGATTTTTCTACAACGGCGACATTCGCATAGGATGGAactctcaaaattttcatccttCTTTATAAGATCGCAACAATCGAGCATCACTATCTACCTTGATTAGATAGTGATTATCAGAATCTTCTGGCAAGCTAAACGAAAACATTGGGAGGGATGCTATCCTTGGAAGATTGGTCCactgagaattttgagttttaagattaaatgttaaaatattatattttaatattattattattttaagatttgaaaaaattgaattgtttattatattttatatgaaaatttgagaaaattgtaatgatgagatgaaaattttatgtttaaaatgaaaaatttcaaTAACCAAACAGTACCTTTAAAATGATGTTGTTTGGTCTTGCGTGTGTCAGTGAGTGTTCCTCCATGAGCTGGCATACTCGATACAGTTATTTTCATTTTGCTAAACATTGTTAGATTAACAAAGGAAGCACACGAATatgcaaaaatatataagattgAAACTTGttacaaataaatggaatataTCCCATGTACAAACAGTGCCAACAACCTATGCTATATTAAATATACGATGTTTTTGTATGATTGCAATTAAACTATTTCCGAGCACGCTacaaaaaaaccaaataaaaaacaaaaaacaagcaaaccaaGCAATCGACCACTATGGCTCCTCTGCGCCTTCATCCCCCATTGACTCGTCCTGCAACATGTTCATCAACATGGATATCTGCTCTTGCAGCATTGCATTCTCTCTCTCGACCTCTGCACGTTTGCTTCGTTCTTGCAGGAGTTGGAGCTGCAGGTGTTCTAGGCACTGAGAATCCTCTTCCAATTGCTGATTCAGGCCATCAATCTCCCGGTCCTGCAAGTATGACAAAATATGGTTCATTTTGTTCTGCAAAAGCCATAACacccacatctctctctctctctctctctctctctctctctctctctctctctctctctgtaatcTGTATTTGTCGATTTTCATGCAGCCTGTAATCATAAAAGGAGAGGGTTTTGGGAAGGAGAGGGTTTTGGGAATAGCACCTTCCTGTTCATTTCCTGGATAGCAATCTTCCTCATGCTCTCGACAACATCCACGTTGACTagttttctcttcttccccATCAGCCAACCTTGGGGATAGCTTGCAGAGTCAAAGTCGGGTGGCGGGAGTAACGACTCAGCTGATGGCCGTCGGCCATTTATATTGGTTATAGGCTCTAAAGGTTCAAACAGAGCCTTTCGACGCTCAGAGATATCAGCTGTTGCAGTAGGGTCCTGCGTCTTCTCTTCAGTCATAAGCTCTCCTCCCTGCTTGTTGGGTGTTTCATTAGCATTGTCTTCCGTTACCTTGTCTAAACTCCTCCCGCTAGCTGTTGGAAACAAGTTACTATTCTAGTTCCAACAAACTCAGACACGCTGTATATTTATTCGCTAACGAAGTATCAAACATAATAGGGTAGGCAATGTCCTTATGCCATTTCTACCATGCAGCGTTGTTCATATACAGGAAAATCGCCAATGCATGGGTGGAGATTGCATCCAACGAAAATGGTTTGCTAATGCCAACATATAACATATAACCAAAGTATGCATAAGTGCATATATATGGGaaatactttatttatatatatatatatataaatatggtgcTTGAAACTGAAAAATCCACTCTCGTTCAAGGCAAAACTTGATCCTCTTTTTTACTCAACAAATTGATATTTTTCAGTAGCCCAAATAACTTAAGAAGCACAGGAAAGGTGTGAAACATTCGGGCATGGTAGCAACAAAGTCAGGTACAGAGTCCTTCGATTGAAGACTCTAAAAGTAATATAAAACTACATCCTTGGGAATCCTACGTTCTGCTCCATAGAATTGGGGTTTAGACTCAATAGGCACTTCAGcaccatataaaagtaaatatgtTTGTGATCATGTGGATCCCAAAGTGTTCAGCACAATGTCTATATCAAGGACGAGTATATATTACCATAAGTAACGTAATATTACATAAGGAGGCTGGCTTCAATATAAAAACAATGAGAAATACTAATTATCATTCCCACACTACACACTAacatgtgatttatcatttttgtcctatctaaaaacatatatttacacatcaatatatctatttaaataaaatgataaatcacatgtTATTGTATGGTGTAAgtgatgataaatataatttttcttttcataactaGGCATCTCCATTTAGATGGATTCAATTTCGCATGAACGACGTTGTCGTAACATTCCACAACTCACCAAGAAATGATGTTTTTATGACTGGAATGAAGCCGGACTCATTACATGAGACATCAGCCTAGCATacatcaaaacataagaaaaggGGTAAAGGATTCGCCCGCCAGGGGGGTGGGGGGTGGTGAAGGCATTGTCAATGAGATTAAGAAAACAGTCATACTCACCATTACTTATATTTAGAtcatataaatgatatttgtaattttaaaatgtataaatttcacgcactttctttaaaaaaaaaaagtaaatttggtCATTGGCCATTGGCCACAAGTCCACAACCTCTATTGCCACTATAAGTTAATGTGGCTTGCAAATGTCTCCACTACATCTATTACTAAATATAGGCCGAAAATTGTGCGGttcaaaacaagaagaaaaatagcaTCATATCCTCTAAGGCAAActttaaagagaaataatacaCAATACTCTTCAcaatacatgatataaaatgagaatattttttataaagtggtgttatttttatatgatattttacaataatacccCTCATTTCAAGAGGGCAAAATGCACAACCCAATATAATATTAAGAAGAAAACTTCTGCAACACATGTTCcattaatagaaataaatatagTTACGGAAGGACGCAAAAATGGGAGGCTAGAGTTGGTGGAATTGGATAGCCAACCTGATCACACCTTGGGACTCGCGGCAAAGCCACACGATGTTGTCACTTGTCAATATTCTAATTCAAGTTAAGAGATTTGGACATTAAAGGTTAAGATATGGTGATATTTGGTttgcaataaaaatatcataaaataaatatgttgacaataaaaataatataaagtaatGTTGTTCAAATAGGGAAATTGGACAAACACCGAAACAAATGGCCCACACCTTTCAAAATAAGCAAACTTCAGATAgaagaatatattatatgagcGGCGACCCCAATAAATTTGAAACAGAAGGCGAGGGTGACGacccattaaaaaaatgaaaaatatttgtattaagCAAGACCttgctttcttgttttttaacaaatatacaaatttaaggcataaaaagtcattttttaataataaattttattgttttaaataagAACGTGTAAAACTTGAATACGTGTAAAGAGGGCTTGTTCATCCTTTGCATTTCCTACCCTTGACAAGCAAtttcccaaaaaatatatatatatatacacacgatattacataaatataaatactttattgaaatttaataaatttattttataataaaaataatttaaatttaattttttatattctcttcaagttgaagtattttttttttaaaaaatactctaACGATTATAGCATGTTTACCACGTGGAAAGTCAGCAACTCGttctgttttaactttttacttTTACGCCTCACGAGCTTCAACCACCCCTTTCCCTACACAGATGGTTGTGGACCTGAGGTCGATGAATTCTTTGATGATAATAATTCAatataattaaaagattaataattaaaaagaagttTAAATAGATAGgattttttcccaaaaaatattcTAGCTCAGATCAATAATCTCTCGTTAACTGTTTGATGAATTTGACTATTCTTTTCTGGGAGGGAGGAGGGCGGGGGAGTTAAAGCAAATCAGAGAGAACACGCCATGGGAGAATCTCCACAAAGATTCTCAGCGTTAGAACTCTTAAGAAACTGGACCAAAAACAGCCGTACGTAAAGATCTTGCTATAACAAGCAACAATCACGCTGAGAATTGAATTATACACTATAACACAAGAAGTTCAAGCAGGATAAGGGTCGGTGAGGTGAGGTCGGTCTTCAGAATCATACAAATGTCAAAAAAACAGcgacacagagagagaaagagagagacgaTGGATACTACCTGATCTCTTTCGAGATTTCCAAAAAATCCGAGGGGAAGAGACCGGAGAGAACCCTACCAAAGCCCCATCCACCGTCTTCCTTTCCCTAATCTGGTTTTGGTTTTCCATTAAAGAAGAATAAGAGGAGGAAGAGAGAACAGAAGCGTCAACTCCAAGTCAAATTTTCAAGGAACAGAGACCAAGCTTTCTTAGAGACACAGAGGGATGGTGTTGTTTGTGGGATATGTTTGTTTGTGGGTGTTTCAGCTATATTCTTGTAAGGACAGAGAGATGATAAAATTGTTCGGTCACAATATTTACGCAGACGGGGGATTCTATTGGATTCTTTGGACGGTTTAGATGGGTTGCATTCCGGTGAAGCATTCAATGACTACAGTTGTCTCCTTTATTTTTCCACGTGGATTCCCCTCGTTcattgttttgcattttatatttatatttatatatgatggTCAAATCCACGTGGAATGGGCTGAGAACGAATTTAAGCACACCCTAACGACCAAAAAAAACCTAGTCTTAGGTTGCTGCATCCCATCCTAATAGGACGACAGCTTGTGGTTTTTTCTGTTCTAGTTAAAAGCAGAAAAGTTTTGAGTGCAGTTGAAACGGATTCGAAACGCAAGTAATCAAAGTCAAAACCCGGTCAAAGGCCATGCCTTCTGAACCGAAGTTATTAAGGTGTAAAAAGAAAGGATGTCCAGAAATGCATctagtttgtttgtttgtttttcaagGTAGCAATAATCAAAGGAAGACTTGCTCGTTAGTCTCGTTTGATATGCTGAAATCTGGCACGTGCGAGGATAAGGCTAGATGAGGCCACCGTGGCAACCAGGTACCCAGCCATGGCTCCATAACTCACACAAATAGGCCATTCCTACATCAcgacatataaatatttcaaacctcaataaaagcataatAACAACACCACAAATAAATGGAGCAACTCCAACTAAACCATTCGACAAGTTGAGAGTAAACATCTAAGAAACCTTAAAATATACTAATCGGCAAGgataatccaaacaataaaccACATAAACAGTGTCACAACATTTTAATGCTCCATATTGCAGACCAAGATTTCAAAGttaattaatacaataaattgaAGAAGCAAGTTCAATCAGAACTGATCACTTTTTACTCATCAAAAATAGAACTGATCACTTTCATATCTGCTGTGAGTCGGACACAATGATCTAAAGAGTGCTGATCGCCAACACTAATCAACTATCAACCTGTAAATGCTTGACGTGCAAAACTAGGAATAAAAAAGGATGGATGTAGTACCTGCCATGGTCTTTCCCAATCAAGCGGCATTGGCCAAGCCCCAAGCCAAGCTCCAATGACAGCTCCATGTGCCGGTAGGCAAATTATAAAACCTAAAGATTCAATTGGCCTACAAGAGAATATTTTAGATATTGCATCAGCACATAAATAACTGAAATTGACCCAATGGATAACTAACAGAATAGTAGTTTCCATCGAAAAATATCCATCCCAGTTGGTGATAAAGCAAAAACATAAGCTGTTGGCCAACTTAAACAGCTAAAAAACTAGTGATTGGAAACTAACTTTGTGTTTACAAATATGCGTTGCCAATCCTTCCACGATGAACCAAATGCCGTAACTGCAGGCACAATCTGCCAAAAGCCAAAATGTATTGAATATGTAAGAGGCAAAGCAtgattaaaatgaaatatttaagccCTACGAGAACTGGAAGACCAGGAGCGGAAAAAAGCAAAAGAGCAATTCGTAGCATGTAAATAGTCTTATATTACTAAAATCGTTTATTGTTTACATTGAAGAAAAGGATAATAATCAGATACATCAAATAGTAGAACAAAGATATTTAGTTTTAACAAAAGGTCAAGAAATTCCAATCCAAATACTCTGAAATGTTACAACATTGAAACTGTAAAGCAGGGAAGCATATTTCATACTCACAGTGAATAATGACATCATCAGAGACCAGCTAATGGTCTTTAAAAAGTATCTGCGTCCAACAAGAGTCACAAAATCAACACTTTCTTGCAATACAAACAAGTATTGGATAATAAACAATTAAGAATGATCAACCATAGCTTATCAAATTCGAGATAGGGTTTGATAGAGGGGGCATTTAGATATATTCAAATCTTCATAATTCTGAAAACGTGACTCAGTTGAGGTTGCATGGTCACAACATAGCTTTGAAGTTTGGAATATCCCATCTGAATATCCAAAGCCACTGGTTTTCATTGCATTTTCATTAAAAGtctagaagaagagaaaaaaactcCAAAAACAGAAGGGTGAAATTACCGgatagtgatgatgatgaaaaaGAAAGTCTTGTTTCAGAAAGGAACAGAAAAGGGTGTGAAATCATTTCCATCCAATCTCAAATGTGacttcaattttcaaattttctattttataagtaaattctattttcagagttttactgataaaaaaacaaAGTCTATTCAACCCTTAATCACATACTGAGTGCCAACAGGTGTGCCCAATGCAATAGCTCCCAAAGCATTAACCAGAGCCCCTGCAAAGCAGAAACAACTCTCATCGCATTAACTAGAGCCCCTACAAAGcagaaatacaagatataccatttccttctctcttttttcccttgCAATGTCATCACGAATGGTGCCACATCTAGGCAAGTttaacatgagtttaaaatttaaatgtcGGATAAGCATGCACCGAAGaggataaaatattaaagataatgcACAACCTCTTAAACTGAATGAAGGCCATGAAATGACTCAAGAGCATGACAAAGTAAGGATAACGACATAAGCTATAGGCTGGGATACATTACCTGGATATCAAGGCTACTTGCAAACTTTGATTTCGATAGCCTAGGCTTTATATGAAGTAATGGATATTTACTTAGTACTTTAATCACACATGACAAGCAAACCTATGGATCGCTTATACTATGCAATTTACGAGTCAGTATTAATGAAGAGAAACgaagaaaaaattacatatcTATCAAAACTTATATTTCAAGACTAAGACatagcaaggaaaaaaaaaagactaaccGACAGGAAGTCCTAGGAGCCCCCGTCCCGCGGCTTTCAAgtactgaaaaagaaaattcataagtgaaatatttaaaaaacaaaaaaaagcacCACAATATAAATACAAGATATCATAAAGCCAAAAAAATGTTGGTCGCTGAGAaaataaagaggaaaaaatCGTTTCAAGATATGAATGAATTCACTGAACTGAACCTAGCACATCCATTTGGTCCAACTGATCAGGTTTTTCAATTCCTGGaaatcaaaattatataaataacataacacaaaaaaataaaaaataaaataatagttccCCCACTTTCTCGGCAAACAAACAGATGAGACAAAAAACGAAAAGGGAGAACAAGCAAATGTGGGTTTTACCGTGCATTTATCACGATTCTTCCGGTAACGACTGTAGAGAAGAATCACAATTGGGCACTCAATAAcctgaaattaattaaattaaaaaaaaatagacaaaataaaaaaattggaaaaaaaaaaaaaacataatcagATAGAGGTTTTACAGAGACGAGAAGGAGAGTGGGAGAGGGGTGAGAGACGAGGTTGATGGAGAAGAAAGTGTGGGCCAGCAGAAGGGCTAGACCCAGGCCCAGTCCAGAGATCAGGTGTACGAAAAGTGCCTCAAGAACTGAGATGGAAGTGGAGGAGACACCGACTTCATCCTTTAGTTCTGGTTCTGCTGAGGATTTCACAAACGACGACGTTGCATTCGCCTTCATGTTTTTTCTGTACGAGCACCGTCAAGATAAATACTTGGAAAGATATAGAGGCGAATTAGGCAGGCAAGTGCAAAGTTAGCTAAAAGATATCCATTCTCAATTGAGACCAAGAAACAATTGTAAATATAGCTGCAACGTTCCACCTCTCAGAATTGAACCTGGAAAATTTAAAGCCTTGAGCTTATTATTATCACTGGCACCTATGACCTTTGCGATCTATTCTGCGTAGGGTAGCTAACTTCGAAGCGTTCTGTTGAGCGAGAGTCATTGATTTGAATCAAATCCACACGGGACGGGCTCTTTCGGAGACGTAAACAAAGTGGGTTTGGCTCGTCCTCCAGGAGTGAGGGGTTTGTACAGAGGTGGGATGAATAGGCGCCAGGTTCTGAATCAGTGAATCCCACCGTTTGACGAAAGAGAAATGATACAGTGTAATGCGTACGCGgcgaaaaaaatgaaattatattttGCGTAAGTttgatgtaattatttttaaaaaaatattaaatttatagaaaaattaattttttaataataaattttatattttttttaaatgtttgcacaatctttatatattttataattatacttaatattatttataaaaaaaattaatttttaaataataaattgattttattttaaaactattcCGCGTCATATAAATTTTACATCTTACATAATTAGCcgaaaacatttaaaaaaataaaaatttttatataacttttttatatattttaataatataattaattatgtattaaaaaaattaattcaattaattatattaataaaatatataaaaaaaatacgtaaaaatgattttACCGTAACATTAACAAAATGAACGATTCCGACCTTGTGTtttcaaaaactattttttcttaCCTCTTCTCATTAGAATACGGAATATGAATTACTGGGCCTCAGTATCccaatgatatataaataaagacaTTATTCATAGCATCACTTGAAGCCCAAGCTATTGGGCAAGCCTGGAAACCGAGCCCTTAGCTCTACGTTAAAGGGCCTTCAATTCATTTCTACAGTCCCTTCATGAGTTGGGCTCATGAACCATCTAGGATGACTTGTCAAAAATCCGCATCTTTTTAAGTGAAATTAATACCATCAATTTAGtatataacatgacatattaTCTATTCTAAAATTAGtataagatatatttaaatgataacatttcatttttaaaattctacgtagaattataaatataattcttcatgtgcaataaatatatattatttatttaaagtgAAAAGGAGAGGATCGTATTTTCataaagttgtatatatatatcatgatctatatatagtactttataattaatcatatcaatgATCAGTCGTGTGAATAGTTAGAGAGAGAATGTGAAAATACTAGTAATGCTTGTTGCTTCGATGATGTCTCAataactttatattatatatatttagacatGACATGagtcgtcgtcgtcgtcgtctaAATGTGATGTTTTCTTGCAGCTTCAGGTAAACGACATGACATGCACTGATGCTATCTAGTCCCGTGACAAGCTCCGATCGGTACGTACATTGATA
This genomic interval from Carya illinoinensis cultivar Pawnee chromosome 2, C.illinoinensisPawnee_v1, whole genome shotgun sequence contains the following:
- the LOC122301200 gene encoding phosphatidylinositol-glycan biosynthesis class F protein-like isoform X1; translation: MKANATSSFVKSSAEPELKDEVGVSSTSISVLEALFVHLISGLGLGLALLLAHTFFSINLVSHPSPTLLLVSVIECPIVILLYSRYRKNRDKCTYLKAAGRGLLGLPVGALVNALGAIALGTPVGTQYFLKTISWSLMMSLFTIVPAVTAFGSSWKDWQRIFVNTKPIESLGFIICLPAHGAVIGAWLGAWPMPLDWERPWQEWPICVSYGAMAGYLVATVASSSLILARARFQHIKRD
- the LOC122301200 gene encoding uncharacterized protein C1450.15-like isoform X3; the protein is MHGIEKPDQLDQMDVLGSYLKAAGRGLLGLPVGALVNALGAIALGTPVGTQYFLKTISWSLMMSLFTIVPAVTAFGSSWKDWQRIFVNTKPIESLGFIICLPAHGAVIGAWLGAWPMPLDWERPWQEWPICVSYGAMAGYLVATVASSSLILARARFQHIKRD
- the LOC122301200 gene encoding uncharacterized protein C1450.15-like isoform X2; its protein translation is MKANATSSFVKSSAEPELKDEVGVSSTSISVLEVIECPIVILLYSRYRKNRDKCTYLKAAGRGLLGLPVGALVNALGAIALGTPVGTQYFLKTISWSLMMSLFTIVPAVTAFGSSWKDWQRIFVNTKPIESLGFIICLPAHGAVIGAWLGAWPMPLDWERPWQEWPICVSYGAMAGYLVATVASSSLILARARFQHIKRD
- the LOC122301202 gene encoding protein HEADING DATE REPRESSOR 1-like codes for the protein MENQNQIRERKTVDGALVGFSPVSSPRIFWKSRKRSASGRSLDKVTEDNANETPNKQGGELMTEEKTQDPTATADISERRKALFEPLEPITNINGRRPSAESLLPPPDFDSASYPQGWLMGKKRKLVNVDVVESMRKIAIQEMNRKDREIDGLNQQLEEDSQCLEHLQLQLLQERSKRAEVERENAMLQEQISMLMNMLQDESMGDEGAEEP